Within the Tessaracoccus flavescens genome, the region CTTCTTTCACCAGTGCGTCCTTCTCAGCGGAGTGCTGATAGAGCTGCGACTTCGACGTCCCACTCGATGCACGGACGTCGGCCAGAGTCGTCGAGGCAACGCCGCGCTCATACATCAACTGATCGGCCGCCTCGATAATCCGGGCCTTCGTTGCGGCGCCGCGAGCCGTCAAGCGGCGCGGGCGGGGGCCGCTGGCGCTGTCAGTCATACCCCAAGGCTAATCGCCTCGGGTTGGGCGGTCTCTCGCCCGCACTCAGGTGCCAACGACCATCCGGGTGGACCACCCTTGCGAGCAGCCGATGAGAGCCTCATGTCGTACTTCAGGATCGGGGCCCTCGCGGTTGGGCATGGCTGTCCAGTCGTCAACCGTCACCGGACCCTTCGGGGGGCGGCGAGGCGGATCTCGACCCCAGATGCCCGGGCCCAAACCGCAGAACCTTGCTATGTGGCCACGCTGGGCGAACTCCGCTCCGGTAGCACCCAGCCGTCGCGGGGGAAGTGGCACGTGTAGCCGCTCGGATACTTCTCCAGGTAGTCCTGGTGCTCGGGCTCCGCCTCCCAGAACGGACCGACCGGCTCGATACTGGTAACCGCCTTACCCGGCCACAGACCCGATGCGTTCACATCCGCGATCGTGTCGCGGGCGATCCGCTCCTGCTCCGACGTCACCGGAAAGATCGCGGACCGGTAGCTCGTGCCCCGGTCGTTCCCCTGACGGTTCAGCGTCGAGGGATCATGGATCTGGAAGAACAGCGCCAGGATGTCCCGATAGCTCGTCTTCGAAGGGTCGAAGACGACCTCGATCGCCTCCGCATGGCCTGGGTGGTCGCGGTAGGTCGGGTGTTCGTTCTGCCCACCCGTGTACCCGACGCGGGTTCCGAGGATGCCCGGCTGGCGACGGATCAGGTCCTGCATGCCCCAGAAGCACCCGCCCGCCAGAACGGCCGTCTCCGCTCCCGAGACCTGCGTGATCTCTCCGCTGTCGTTGGTCCCGCTGGTCATGCGTTGGCTCCCTTCGTAGAGTCCTGGTCGGTGTCGAACAGTGCACCGAACTGGCCGTAGCCCTCCTCGACAAGCCTGGAGGCAGGAACGAAGCGCATCGCGGCCGAGTTCATGCAGTACCTCTGCCCCCCGGCGGCGGCGGGTCCGTCGTGGAATAGGTGCCCAAGATGGCTGTCGGCGCCCGCCGAGCGCACCTCTGTGCGGATCATGCCGTGCGTCCGATCCACCTTGGTCGCGACAGCGTCGGCGGCGATGGGCGCCGTGAAACTCGGCCATCCCGTGCCGCTGTCGTACTTGTCGGTGGACGAGAACAGCGGCTGACCCGAGACGATGTCGACGTAGATGCCAGGCTCGTGGTTGTCCCAGTACTCGTTCCGATAGGCCGGCTCTGTGCCGTCCTGCTGCGTCACCCGATGCTGCTCGTCGCTCAGGCGGCTGAGCAACTCAGGGGTCTTGCGGTAGTCGTTGGTGGTCACTTTGGCTCCTCCTAGCAGGTGACGCGGCCGCGCCATTACGTGCTGTAACGGACCCGGCGGTCCAACTATTCCACATGTCCTGCGGTAGAGTCGAGGCCAGACGGTGCGTCGCCCCCGAGGCCGGGCGGCTGGTCTCGCGACGACCGACAAGACCGATGTCACCGGGCTGCTAAGGGCTGAAACAAGACTCCTCGGCGATGCAGGTCCGGCGACAGAGGTTGGAGAGGAAGCGGCATGAACGAACCCGAGGACCTGGGTCAGGTGACAGGAAGTATGGACCCACAGGACCAGAATCAGGCTGGTGGCGCCTTCACGGACACAGGCGCACGGCATCACGAGCCCGATGCCAGGTCGACGAACCTCGAGAACGGCACGTCGTTCTCGATCGCAGTAGATGCTCAGGCCAGCGCCTTCGTCGCAACCAAGGATGGCGTCGAGTTCGGAGCCGTCCCGTTCGCGGACAAGAACGGCAGAGTGACGCTGCTGGCGACCTCGATCCTGCCGGACTACCGAGGACAGGGCTTGGCGACCGAACTCACCCGCAGAGTGCTGGACAGCATCCGCGCGGAGGGCAAGAGCGCGACCGTGAGGTGCCCCGTGTTCCGGTCCTTCATCGAGCGCAACCCCGAGTACGCCGCCATGGTAGCCATTCCGGGCGATGGACGGGACGGTCGGGGCGATGTCTGAGCCCGGCACCGAAGACCCGAAACCGGTACTCGGGAGTCTCCGGTTCGAGAACACTCGCTTCGACCCAGACCTCACGCCGTTCCACGAACTCGCAAGAGACATGGCCACGCAATTCGGCTACGCCGCAGAGCTGTCGGGAGACCGTGCCCTGCTACAGCTCCTCCGTCTGCGCGTCGCACAGCTAAACCCCTGCTCGTACTGCCTGATTCTCCACGCCGAGGTGGCGGCCAGGATCGGGATCCGGTCCGAACAAGCCGCACACCTGGCGTCGTGGCGTGAGAGCACCATGTACTCGCCCGGGCAGAGAGCCGCGCTCGCCTACTGCGAAGGTCTCACCTCGTTCCGTCACGAGGAGATTCCGGCCCTACATGAAGAACTGCGGCTTCACTTCACGGAGCGCGAAGTCGCAGAGATCGCCGCGGTCGTCATCAACATGAACGTGTGGACCCGCCTGAAGCTAGCTCAGGGTGCCACTCCGAGCCTGGCGTCAAAGGAGTCGCCATGAGCCACGCACCAGTCAACGCGAGCGAGCTGTCATGCGCCGAGTACACCGAGGAACTCACCCAGTTCCGAATGGGTCTTCTGGATGAAGCCGACACCGAGGTGGCCCAGCAACATCTCTACGCGTGCCCGGACTGCCGGCTGTTCACGCACCAGGTCGAGACCGTCACTGATCTCGTCGCTGATGCCGAACCGCATGATCTGCCCCATCTGCCCGACAGTGTCTCGCTCCTACTTCACGACATCGTCGACGGCGAGGCCGAGAGGCCCAGCGATCCCAGTGAGATCACTCGCCTCCTCTTTGGACTCGCCCGGAGTCTCGCCCCACACGCTGCGGAAGACCTGGTCCAAGAGACTCTGCTCTCAGCATTCGAGGAAAGCCCAAGGGGGCTGGACCCCCTGTCGCTCGCCCGGGACCTAGCCGATCGAGCATTCGCTGAGCCTGAGCCAATGGTACGGAGCCTCGGCGACTATCGAACAAGAGCCGAGAACCAGACCGCCGAGCTGGATCCCGACGCTGATACTGCGGAGTTCTTCTACCCCGACTTCTACGACATTGGACCCGATGCTGGACGCCACATTGACGCGCCGAACCGCTGGGGCCAGACCAGTACCCTGAGCCCGGACGACGAGGTGTTCACCACCGATCTGTATCGAGTGGTGGACGGCGCCATCGCACGTTTGGCCGATCCGCTCGGCCAGTTGGTACAACTCGTCGACATCAATGACGTGTCACTGGCGGACGCGGCTTACGTGCTTCGCCTCGACAAGGTCGATGCCGTCGACGCTCTGCATCGCGCTCGGATACACCTCCGCGGCGTCGTCAACGAGTACATGGCTGTCAGAGCGTGACTGCGTCCTGCCGACCCGGCCGCCCTACCGAGGGCACTTGGCGTGGTGACTGGCACCCGTTTCCAGCGGATGAACGAGGACACGCGCCGGAGGCCATGCCGCTCGGTCGGCTATCTGCCAGGAAACTCCGGCGACGAACTGCCGGCAGTGGCTCAAGACCATCGAACATCAAGAAACGGGAGGTTTCACAATGACCCTCGCCGTCTTCCGGTCCTACGTCGCGCCCGAGCACCGGGCCGAACACGACCGGCTCTACAACCAGATGCAGATCCTTATCCAACAGAGTCCTAGCCACATCGAGCACAAGATGTTCACCGCTGAGGACGGGGACTCGGCACTGGTCGTCGAGTTCGACGACCGACAGAGCCTTGAAGAATGGGGCGAAAACCCCGATTACAGGATCGCCAAGACGTCGGCAAGAGCTACGTCTTCACGAGTTGCGACGTCGCGGTCCGCGAAGTCGTCGAACGTCATGTCAAGAGCGATGTTCGTCCGGAACACCTACCCAGCATCGCTCCCTCGTGAGCGACGCCGACCGTTTGCGCAGGCCACAGTAGCGAGTTCCCGCAGGAGGGGCAGTCATGGGAGTGATCAACAGCGGTTTCGGAGGACGGCGTGGCTCCAGCGACCCACGACTGCCTCCCGGGCAGACCCACGTCTACGACTGGCCGGTGCTCTCGACGGGACCCACGCCCAATGTCGACGAAGGCCGATGGAGCTTCACGATCACGACCGAAGACGAGGTCGCGCACCGCTGGAACTGGAGTGAGCTTCAGGAGGTAGGCGTCGAAGACATCGTCACCGATATCCACTGCGTCACCCACTGGTCGAAGC harbors:
- the msrA gene encoding peptide-methionine (S)-S-oxide reductase MsrA — encoded protein: MTSGTNDSGEITQVSGAETAVLAGGCFWGMQDLIRRQPGILGTRVGYTGGQNEHPTYRDHPGHAEAIEVVFDPSKTSYRDILALFFQIHDPSTLNRQGNDRGTSYRSAIFPVTSEQERIARDTIADVNASGLWPGKAVTSIEPVGPFWEAEPEHQDYLEKYPSGYTCHFPRDGWVLPERSSPSVAT
- the msrB gene encoding peptide-methionine (R)-S-oxide reductase MsrB; this translates as MTTNDYRKTPELLSRLSDEQHRVTQQDGTEPAYRNEYWDNHEPGIYVDIVSGQPLFSSTDKYDSGTGWPSFTAPIAADAVATKVDRTHGMIRTEVRSAGADSHLGHLFHDGPAAAGGQRYCMNSAAMRFVPASRLVEEGYGQFGALFDTDQDSTKGANA
- a CDS encoding GNAT family N-acetyltransferase; this translates as MNEPEDLGQVTGSMDPQDQNQAGGAFTDTGARHHEPDARSTNLENGTSFSIAVDAQASAFVATKDGVEFGAVPFADKNGRVTLLATSILPDYRGQGLATELTRRVLDSIRAEGKSATVRCPVFRSFIERNPEYAAMVAIPGDGRDGRGDV
- a CDS encoding carboxymuconolactone decarboxylase family protein, which encodes MSEPGTEDPKPVLGSLRFENTRFDPDLTPFHELARDMATQFGYAAELSGDRALLQLLRLRVAQLNPCSYCLILHAEVAARIGIRSEQAAHLASWRESTMYSPGQRAALAYCEGLTSFRHEEIPALHEELRLHFTEREVAEIAAVVINMNVWTRLKLAQGATPSLASKESP
- a CDS encoding RNA polymerase sigma factor; protein product: MSHAPVNASELSCAEYTEELTQFRMGLLDEADTEVAQQHLYACPDCRLFTHQVETVTDLVADAEPHDLPHLPDSVSLLLHDIVDGEAERPSDPSEITRLLFGLARSLAPHAAEDLVQETLLSAFEESPRGLDPLSLARDLADRAFAEPEPMVRSLGDYRTRAENQTAELDPDADTAEFFYPDFYDIGPDAGRHIDAPNRWGQTSTLSPDDEVFTTDLYRVVDGAIARLADPLGQLVQLVDINDVSLADAAYVLRLDKVDAVDALHRARIHLRGVVNEYMAVRA